From Triticum urartu cultivar G1812 chromosome 2, Tu2.1, whole genome shotgun sequence, a single genomic window includes:
- the LOC125534994 gene encoding uncharacterized protein LOC125534994: protein MARRLGDAASRPEVDYVVVPTTSEMQEESALLSSNAAVAWLEGARDDVPAATVAAAFAAKFSIRQADVTVVRHYPEQFFVRFMYQHHCANATDRGDFHHDGLHIFVRAWRLEAHAENEDQLHHVRLCIEGIPVHGWNNYVATFVIGHGCSLDYIENRSLRREDTRYLALWAWTTNPDAILKVKWLTLPARGQRRRGRRGLRHRVLIHLDLHEDHSNACEDDDNPPTPDVNEFTWYPDIVDGAPPPGSRRTAPAARDDRRNTRRDDADDCDGSHSRDGSRGQTGWGDCIRRSLSRNAREGQRGADQDRSRDRSGGGRRHDVAPTGLLAAITEGNMP from the coding sequence ATGGCCCGCAGGCTTGGAGACGCTGCATCAAGGCCAGAGGTGGACTACGTGGTCGTCCCGACCACCTCGGAGATGCAGGAGGAGTCGGCGCTCCTCTCCAGCAACGCAGCTGTCGCCTGGCTCGAGGGGGCTCGCGACGACGTGCCCGCTGCAACTGTTGCGGCAGCTTTCGCTGCCAAGTTCAGCATCAGGCAGGCGGACGTCACCGTCGTGCGCCACTACCCCGAGCAGTTCTTTGTCCGGTTCATGTACCAGCACCACTGCGCCAATGCAACGGACCGCGGCGACTTCCACCATGACGGCCTCCACATCTTCGTGCGCGCCTGGCGCCTGGAAGCCCATGCTGAGAATGAAGACCAGCTGCATCATGTGCGCCTCTGCATCGAAGGAATTCCTGTCCACGGCTGGAACAACTATGTCGCCACGTTCGTCATTGGGCACGGCTGCTCTCTGGACTACATCGAGAACAGGTCGCTACGAAGGGAGGACACGAGGTACCTCGCGCTGTGGGCGTGGACCACCAACCCCGACGCGATCCTGAAGGTCAAGTGGCTCACTTTGCCGGCACGCGGCCAGCGGCGGCGTGGGCGGCGTGGCCTGCGGCACCGCGTGCTCATTCATCTGGACCTGCACGAGGACCACTCCAACGCATGCGAAGATGACGACAACCCTCCCACCCCAGACGTGAACGAGTTCACCTGGTACCCAGACATCGTCGACGGTGCTCCGCCTCCTGGGAGCCGGCGCACGGCTCCAGCTGCTCGCGACGACCGCCGCAACACGCGGCGCGACGACGCCGACGACTGCGACGGCAGCCATAGTAGAGATGGCTCAAGAGGTCAGACGGGGTGGGGCGACTGCATCCGCCGGTCTCTCTCCCGCAACGCGCGGGAGGGCCAGCGCGGGGCGGACCAGGACCGCTCTCGTGATCGCTCTGGTGGTGGCCGCCGCCACGATGTCGCGCCCACGGGTCTGCTTGCGGCAatcactgaaggaaatatgccctag